From the Rhinoderma darwinii isolate aRhiDar2 chromosome 12, aRhiDar2.hap1, whole genome shotgun sequence genome, one window contains:
- the LOC142665099 gene encoding TOG array regulator of axonemal microtubules protein 1-like, translating to MARNIHPGRALAALIDGGLSHLNSIVRSCAAKQLYTIVRRSGADYILSGGIGITDRAIPAITRSAQDGCPEARMHGRNTLQLLAHHPRFIPMVRKYVTPQNLPAIKKIIRNIM from the exons ATGGCCCGTAACAtccacccgggcagagcgctcgcCGCCCTCATTGACGGCGGGTTAAG TCATCTTAACTCGATAGTGAGATCCTGTGCAGCCAAACAACTATACACCATCGTGCGGAGGAGCGGAGCCGATTACATCCTGTCTGGTGGCATAGGCATTACTGACAGGGCTATACCAGCCATCACCCGCTCTGCCCAAGATGGCTGCCCTGAAGCCAG GATGCACGGCCGGAACACCCTGCAGCTTCTGGCTCATCACCCCAGATTTATACCGATGGTGAGGAAGTATGTGACGCCGCAGAACCTTCCCGCCATTAAGAAAATTATACGCAACATCATGTAA